The Sulfurirhabdus autotrophica genome contains the following window.
ACTATTCATGAAATGGATGCATTACGCTTCGATTTCTCCAGCATTGGCGAACGCTTTCGGGTTGTTGGCAATCTGCCCTACAACATATCCACACCCTTATTGTTCCATCTCAGCCAATTCAACGCGAACTTGATCGACTTGCACTTCATGCTCCAGAAAGAAGTGGTTGAACGTATGGTGGCGGTACCTGGCAGCAAAGACTACGGCAGACTCTCTGTCATGCTGCAATATTGCTTTGCAATGGAATACCTGTTTACCGTCCCTCCGGATGCTTTCCGGCCAGCGCCAAAAGTTGAATCGGCAATCGTCCGTTTAATTCCTTTTCCTGCTCCAGAACATCCGGTGCAAGACAAATCCCTGTTTGCCAAAATAGTCGCTGCCGGCTTTGGACAGCGAAGAAAAACGCTGCGCAACACCCTGCATGAATTCCTGTCACCAGACGACTTTACACAACTCGCACTCGACCCCCAGCTACGCGCAGAAAACTTATCTGTAGAAGCCTTCGCGCGTATCGCCAATTATTGTTCAAACAGACAGCAAGAAAAATAATAAAGAACCAGTTGACAGCACTTGCCAGACTTTCTTGATATAGCAGACAGACCAGGCTTGTAACAATGTCTGTTTCATAGAAGAATAGACGATTAACAAAATAAAACAACGGAATCCGTAACAATGTCCTTGATTGAAACCGCCGCCTCCAGCCTCCAGGCTCTCGAACTGGAAGCCACCAAAGTAGAAGGTTTTCCGGTACTGAACCTTACTGTAAAAATCCCCAATGGCAAACTGGATATGTTTATTCATGCCCATGAAGACACCCAGCGACTATTGACTTACGCGCGTCCTCAAGGCCTTGTGATTCGCCATCCCGACATCCCCAACATTGCCGATTTTATCAACAGGGCGAATTATGGTCTGCCCTTGGGTAATTTTGAACTGGACATGAACGATGGTGAAATTAACTTCAAAAACAGCATTGATGTTGCAGGTGGCGTTTTAACCAATCAAATGGTGGAAACTTTGGTAAAATTCTCAATTGAGTGTGTAAACCATTACCTGCCCGGCTTAAAAGCCGTGCTTGAAGGGCAGCCATCTAAACAAGCCATTGAGGCAATAGACGGCCCAAGCAAGATTCGTATTGTATAACCCTAAACAAATTTAACGATAATAATCCCGCCAAGGGGGAGAAAAGACAAAATGAATGAGGTCTGCACCCTCACAGGGGCAACCCCGGTTTCTGAAGCAGATGAACTGGAGTTACATAAACGGTACCTTAAGGCATTGGGTATCGTCGCCGGCCTATTGCTGGAAGAAACCAGCGAGCAGAATCTGACTGAAGTACTGCGTCTGCTCACCGAAACAACTTGTGTCAATCGTAGCGCACTTTTCCTGAACAAACATGATGAAGGTATCGCAGTCAGCGCAAAACTCCACTGTACCTGGTCATCAGCGGAAGCCGTCAGCAGCCTGGCAGAGTTCAGCGAATTTCGAGAAATCCAATATATCGACTATCCGCTTCTTTCCGACACCTTGCACGTTGGCATGGTATTTTCAAAAAACCTTTCTGAACTCCCTCAGGAAGAGGCAGCGCTTTTTGCACGGCACCAAATCCACACAGTTCTGTGCATTCCACTCCTGGTACAAGGTGAAACGGAAGGTTTTATCGGATTATTCTGCCATAAAACGCGCAGCTGGCAACCAGTAGAAATCAACGTACTCTGCGCTGTTGCCAACA
Protein-coding sequences here:
- the rsmA gene encoding 16S rRNA (adenine(1518)-N(6)/adenine(1519)-N(6))-dimethyltransferase RsmA; this encodes MSSHIPRKRFGQNFLVDSRVIRDIIFAIGPKENDVMVEIGPGLGALTRPLLEKLQHLHVVEIDRDIVKRLHDEFTPDRLTIHEMDALRFDFSSIGERFRVVGNLPYNISTPLLFHLSQFNANLIDLHFMLQKEVVERMVAVPGSKDYGRLSVMLQYCFAMEYLFTVPPDAFRPAPKVESAIVRLIPFPAPEHPVQDKSLFAKIVAAGFGQRRKTLRNTLHEFLSPDDFTQLALDPQLRAENLSVEAFARIANYCSNRQQEK
- a CDS encoding YbjN domain-containing protein, with amino-acid sequence MSLIETAASSLQALELEATKVEGFPVLNLTVKIPNGKLDMFIHAHEDTQRLLTYARPQGLVIRHPDIPNIADFINRANYGLPLGNFELDMNDGEINFKNSIDVAGGVLTNQMVETLVKFSIECVNHYLPGLKAVLEGQPSKQAIEAIDGPSKIRIV